A window of Gudongella oleilytica genomic DNA:
ATCTTCTACTCTGTGACGAGCCGACAGGTGCTCTGGACTTTGAAACAGGGATAAAGATATTGAAGCTTCTTAAAGATATTAATATTAAGTACAATAAGACAGTTGTTATAATAACCCACAACGTCCCTATCGGTGAGATGGCCGATCGGGTTATTCGTATGCGCAGTGGTATGATAACGGAAATCAAGACAAATGAAAATCCAATTGACCCCGAAAGGATCGTTTGGTGATGAAAAAGCTGGATTTAAGGCTGTTAAGATCGATCAAAAACTCTAAGGGGCAATTTATATCCATAACTGTGACAATTATAGTTGCCCTTGTGATCTTCATATCCTTCAGCATGGTTGCAGATAAACTGGGAAATTCGATAGACAGGTACTATGAGGTCACCAATTTTTCAGATATAACTGCAAGAGTCTCCAGGATACCCGCTGGTGCCGTTCAGGAGCTTTTAGCTATCGAGGGAATTGAGTCTGTTCAGGGTCGTATAGTATCTGATGTACCCTTAAAGGTCGAGGATCCTGATGAGAAGGTTACAGTCAGACTTGTATCTGTTTCTCCATCCGAAGAGCCTATTAACTCGCTTTACACCATAGGTGGTGAAGAACTGGGTAATAACATTAGCTCAACTGCTGTGCTCCAGCAGTTTTTTGTGGGCAGGGACATGAGCTTTGGGGATATAATAACCCCATATATCGGTGGCAAGACCTATCCTCTTCTGGTAGTTGGAGAAGTAGGCAGCCCTGAATACATCTACCTTATGGAGAATGAGCAGGAGCTTCTTCCCGATGAAAAGGGCTTCGGGGTAATATATGTCACAGAGGAATTTGCTCAATCCACTCTTGGCTTTCAGGGTAGCTACAATGATATAGTATTCAAGGTATCGAATAGCCATAGGAACAGAATAGATTCAATAGTTGACCAGCTTGAGGACGAGCTTGAGAGATACGGTGTAAGCTCTGTCATCAAGAGAGAGGATCAGCTGAGCCACAGCGTTATGATGCAGGAGGTAGACTCGCTTAGTATAATGTCAACTGCCATGACTGTGGTATTCCTATTTGTCGCGGCTATAATAATCAGTATAATGCTTTCAAGGCTTGTCAGAAAGGACAGAATGGCAATAGGGGTCATGAAGGGTCTTGGTTATACCGATGCCCAGGTTCTCCTACATTATGTCAAGTATTCCATCCTCATAGGTATGCTTGGATCATTCATTGGTATTCTTATTAGTATTCCCGTGTCTGTAGCTTTGGTCAAGCTGTATATTCAATACATGAATGTACCCGTTCTGGACACCTCTATGGATCCAATGTACTTTGCTTATGGGATAACACTTACCACTGCTTTTTGTGTTGCAGCGGGTCTATTTGGCTCAAGGTCGATAATGGCCATTACCCCTGCTGATGCTATGAGACCAGAGGCACCTAAAGCCGGGAAGAGGATATGGCTTGAAGGCTTGAAGGGCATTTGGAGGCGTATATCCTTTAGCTGGAAGATAGTCATAAGAAATATTTCTCGTACGAAAAGACGAGCTGTGTTTCTTGTTGTAGGTATTGCCCTTACATTTGCTATAACCATGCTACCCATATACATGGCTACCATCTGGGATACTCTCCTTGACAGCCAGTATGGAGAACTTCAGAGGATGGATTACAGCATAGATCTTTCAAAGCCAACGAACGCAAGTGTTCTTTTAGATATAAAGCAGCTTGCTGATATAAATGTTATCGAGCCTAAGGTAGAAATGCCAATGCAGATTAAGAATGGATGGAGAAAGAAGACTGTAAGCGTTGTAGCAGTCCCTTCGGAAACGGTGATGTACAGCTTCATGGGCAAAGATAAGAAACAGATCCAGCTGCCTGAAGACGGAATACTGTTATCCAGTATTCTCGCCCATGGTCTTGGAGCAAAAACCGGAGACTATGTAGAGGTCAAAAGCTTTATCCCAGGACTAGATGAAAAGGAGCTTCAGGTGAAGGGTATCGTTGAGCAGTATCTGGGAGCAAATGCTTATATGGATATCGAGGCTATTTACAAGGTAGTCGAGGAGAAAAACATTGCTACCGGTGCTTATGTTTTAACAGATACCGATATAACAGGAAGCCTTAAGGAGATCAAAAATATTAGAGCAGTACAGTCTGTTGGAGATATGCAGGATGCTATGGTCGAATACATGGATATGATAATTGCCTCCATGGGTACTATGATGATATTTGGAGGGATACTTGGTTTTGCCATTGTATATAATATTACTACGGTTAGCATAAATGAAAGACTTCTGGAATTTTCATCCCTTCGAGTCATGGGCTTTGAAAAGAAGGAGATCTTTAGGATGATAACAAGGGAAAATGCCTTGATGACTGTAATAGGAATTATCCTTGGAATCCCCGTCGGGTATGGAATGATCAAGGGTCTTGAGACATCCATCTCTACGGATATTTATACTATACCTGCTATAATAATGCCGTCGACTTATGTAATAGCCACAATTGCAACCTTGATATTCGTAGCAATAGCACAGCTTGCAACCTATAGAAAGATCAATAATCTTAGCTTTTTAGATGCATTGAAGAACCGCGTTTCCTGATCTTAAATCATACGAGGATGTGAGAAAATGAAAAAGAAGCTTGTTATGATCGCAATACCTGCAGTAACTGTGTTGGCAGCCATGGGATACTTTATGAGCCTGAACGTTGCTGTCGAAGTGAACACTTCAGCGGCTGTAAAGGGCAGCATAAGCGAATATGTTGAAGAGATAGGCGAAGTTGACCTTCGAAATAAGGTGAAGGTAAATTCTCCTGTAAGCGGGGAGGTACTTGAGGTTCTTATTAGTTCAGGAGACGTCGTCGCTGAAGGAGATTTGCTTATTAGACTGGATGGTACCGATGCTGCGAGACAGCTTGCAGAGCTTGATGCCCAAATCCTCGCTGCTCATGCGCAGCTAAATGATGCAAAAAGAACAGGAAATTCTGATGCCATAAAAAGTCTGGAGCTTGACATAGCGAATCTTACATCCCAAATCGCTGAGGATGAGATCAAGCTTAAGGATATGAAGGCCTTGTACGATGCTGGAGCAATTAGCCAGGAAAGCTATAGAAGCTTTGAAAGAGCACTTGAGGCACAAAAACTCAATCTGCAGAAGCTGAGGCTTCAGTTAAACCAACTGAAAAGTCCTGTTTCGCAAAATATTGTCGCTCAGTTCGAGGCACAACTAAAGCAGCTTCAGATACAGAGAGAATCGATGGTTGATTATCAGGGTGACTTTGTCATAACCGCAAGTATCCCAGGGACAGTAATGAATCTGCAGACCGAAAAAGGGGACTTCCTTCAACCAGGAATGACGGTACTTGAGATTGGAGATATGGAGAAACTATTTATTACAGCTGATGTACTTGTCGGAGATATTGCAGGGATAGAAGAAGGGACCAAGGTAGAAATAAGCAGCAAGGATCTTGGTATTGACAATATTACCGGCAAAGTGACTATGATACACCCAAATGCCTTTACAAAGTTTTCCGATCTTGGGATCGAGCAAAAGAGGATAAGAGCTGAGATTGATTTTGAGGACAAGCCTGAAAATATCAAGCCGGGGTATGATCTTGAGCTGAAGCTTATTCTTAAGGAAAGTGACAACACCCTTATCATCCCTGAAAACTCAGTTTTCAAGCTTGACAGTAAGAGCTTTGTGTTTATATCAGATAACGGCACAGCAAGACTTAGAGAGGTCGAAACAGGAATTAAAAGCGGAAGAGATATCGAGGTACTTTCAGGTCTTCAGGAAGGTGAGTATGTTATTGAGTCTCCGGATGAAGAACTGGAGGAAGGGAAGAAAGTAAAAGCAATGAACAATGATTAAATGAACGATGAACAATGGAAATTTGAAATTCACAGATCACGATTCACAATTTAAACAAGAACGAAGATCCTTCACTTGCGTTCAGGATGACAGAAAAGTTGATGCTACTGAAATATTGTCATTCTGAGCTATAGCGAAGAATCTTTTTTGTAATTTACTAAAAGCTGGCAGAGAACAACTGAAATCTAACTGTCTTTTCGATTATCGCTTAACGTATATCGTTTAACGCAAGACATTTGGGATGACAAATAAATAATTGTGATCTGTGAATTGTGCATTGTGAATTAATAAGCTATAATAAAAATTACCGACCGACCATTCGGTTTTTGACTTTGAAGGAGGATTAGATGATGAAAAATATTATTAAAAAAGGCCTTCTTGCATTTAGCTTTGCAGCAGCTTTGGCCCTTTCAGGCTGCAGCACAGAGGTTGCAGAAGAGCCCAGGGAGACCTACACTCCCGTCGAGATTGAAACAACTGAGCTTGGCACACTGGAAAGCACCGTGACCTTAAGCGGAAGACTATCCGCCAGTGAGGAGGTGTCCCTGTTCCCGAAAGCACAGGGAGTTGTCACGTCAGTCAATGTTAAAATCGGAGATGCAGTAGAAGAGGGCACAGTACTATTCACAATAGAGCAGGACGATTACGCAAGGAATACTGAATC
This region includes:
- a CDS encoding ABC transporter permease; this translates as MKKLDLRLLRSIKNSKGQFISITVTIIVALVIFISFSMVADKLGNSIDRYYEVTNFSDITARVSRIPAGAVQELLAIEGIESVQGRIVSDVPLKVEDPDEKVTVRLVSVSPSEEPINSLYTIGGEELGNNISSTAVLQQFFVGRDMSFGDIITPYIGGKTYPLLVVGEVGSPEYIYLMENEQELLPDEKGFGVIYVTEEFAQSTLGFQGSYNDIVFKVSNSHRNRIDSIVDQLEDELERYGVSSVIKREDQLSHSVMMQEVDSLSIMSTAMTVVFLFVAAIIISIMLSRLVRKDRMAIGVMKGLGYTDAQVLLHYVKYSILIGMLGSFIGILISIPVSVALVKLYIQYMNVPVLDTSMDPMYFAYGITLTTAFCVAAGLFGSRSIMAITPADAMRPEAPKAGKRIWLEGLKGIWRRISFSWKIVIRNISRTKRRAVFLVVGIALTFAITMLPIYMATIWDTLLDSQYGELQRMDYSIDLSKPTNASVLLDIKQLADINVIEPKVEMPMQIKNGWRKKTVSVVAVPSETVMYSFMGKDKKQIQLPEDGILLSSILAHGLGAKTGDYVEVKSFIPGLDEKELQVKGIVEQYLGANAYMDIEAIYKVVEEKNIATGAYVLTDTDITGSLKEIKNIRAVQSVGDMQDAMVEYMDMIIASMGTMMIFGGILGFAIVYNITTVSINERLLEFSSLRVMGFEKKEIFRMITRENALMTVIGIILGIPVGYGMIKGLETSISTDIYTIPAIIMPSTYVIATIATLIFVAIAQLATYRKINNLSFLDALKNRVS
- a CDS encoding efflux RND transporter periplasmic adaptor subunit, whose translation is MKKKLVMIAIPAVTVLAAMGYFMSLNVAVEVNTSAAVKGSISEYVEEIGEVDLRNKVKVNSPVSGEVLEVLISSGDVVAEGDLLIRLDGTDAARQLAELDAQILAAHAQLNDAKRTGNSDAIKSLELDIANLTSQIAEDEIKLKDMKALYDAGAISQESYRSFERALEAQKLNLQKLRLQLNQLKSPVSQNIVAQFEAQLKQLQIQRESMVDYQGDFVITASIPGTVMNLQTEKGDFLQPGMTVLEIGDMEKLFITADVLVGDIAGIEEGTKVEISSKDLGIDNITGKVTMIHPNAFTKFSDLGIEQKRIRAEIDFEDKPENIKPGYDLELKLILKESDNTLIIPENSVFKLDSKSFVFISDNGTARLREVETGIKSGRDIEVLSGLQEGEYVIESPDEELEEGKKVKAMNND